The sequence below is a genomic window from Proteus vulgaris.
CATATTATTTTTGTAAATCATCAGAATAAACTTATCTCTATGGGAGATGTGTTATTCAAAGAAAGCATTGGTCGTACCGATTTCCCGCGTGGAAACCATGCCGATCTTATTGCTTCAATCAAAAATAAAGTCTTACCTTTAGGCGATGATTATCTGTTTATTCCGGGACACGGCCCTATGTCTAATTTAGGGCATGAACGCCAATATAACCCTTTTTTACAAGATGAAATGCCAATCTGGTGATCTTGCACGAATATAAATAAACAAATGAAAGCTCTTTATTATAAAGAGCTTTTTTATCAGTAAAAAATGTGATTTATATTTTTATTGATCTGAATAAAAATGCCACGTTATTAAACAACGTGGCATTTATCTTCATTACACTTGATAAGGTAATTAGAGTACTGCAACAATGGCTTCACAAAGTGGAACCATATTCTCAAGAGTTAAACCTGCAACGTTAATACGGCCAGATCCTACGATATAAATACCGTATTCAGCACGTAAACGCTCAACTTGCTCTTTATTTAAACCACTAAATGAGAACATACCATTTTGGTCGATAATAAAGCTAAAGTCTTGTTTAGCACCTTTTTCTTGCAGCGTAGTCACTAACAGCTGGCGCATACGCTGAATACGTTCGCGCATGGTTGTTAGCTCTTCAACCCATTCTTCTTTTAACTCTGGGTTGGAAAGAATAGTTGTTACTACAGAAGCACCGTGTGCTGGTGGATTTGAGTAGTTTGCACGAATAATTGCTTTTGCTTGGCTAAAGGCTTTTTCAGCAGTGTCACTGTCTTTGGTGACAATGGTACATGCACCTACACGTTCATTGTAAAGACCGAAGTTTTTAGAATATGAACTAGCAACAATAAGCTCAGGATTTTTTTCTGCAAAGAGACGTAAGCCTTGAGCATCTTCTTGAAGACCGCGAGCAAAACCTTGGTATGCAAAGTCAAAAACAGGCAACCAGCCTTTTTCTGCTGATAGTTCAGCTAATTGACGCCATTGTTCTTCAGTTGGATCAATACCGCTTGGGTTATGGCAGCAACCGTGGAACAGAACAACATCACCCGCTTGAGCTTTAGCAAGGCTCGCTAACATGCCTTCAAAATCTAACCCACGATTTTCTGCATCGTAATAATCATAATTGCAGATCTCAAGACCTGCAGTTTGGAAAATATTGTTATGGTTAGGCCAAGTTGGGTTACTAATCCAAACACGTTTTGCTGTGGTTTGTTGAGCAATAAAATCAGCCGCAATACGTAAAGCA
It includes:
- a CDS encoding amino acid aminotransferase is translated as MFEKIIAAPADPILGLADSFRSDPRENKINLGIGVYKDETGKTPVLTTVKKAEKYLLENETTKNYLPISGIPEFGNVTQALLFGEQHPIISEKRARTAQAPGGTGALRIAADFIAQQTTAKRVWISNPTWPNHNNIFQTAGLEICNYDYYDAENRGLDFEGMLASLAKAQAGDVVLFHGCCHNPSGIDPTEEQWRQLAELSAEKGWLPVFDFAYQGFARGLQEDAQGLRLFAEKNPELIVASSYSKNFGLYNERVGACTIVTKDSDTAEKAFSQAKAIIRANYSNPPAHGASVVTTILSNPELKEEWVEELTTMRERIQRMRQLLVTTLQEKGAKQDFSFIIDQNGMFSFSGLNKEQVERLRAEYGIYIVGSGRINVAGLTLENMVPLCEAIVAVL